The window CCGCGAGCCTGTACAATCGCCTCAAGGACGAGCACTCCTCACCGCTCGAATACCGCGTGTTCCCGCGCTGCCCGCTGCCGCTGGAGCGTCTGCGCACCGATTTGCCGGGTGACGCCCCGCCGCTGATCAAGGGCTACCTGCGCGCCGGCGCGTGGATCTGCGGCGAACCCGCATGGGATCCGGACTTCAACACCGCCGACCTGCCCATCCTGATGCCGATGACCAAGGTGGACGGCCGTTACGCCAAACACTTCATGGGACGCAAAGACTGAAACCCTCCGCCCCGATTACCGACGCCCGGCCGACCGCCGGGCGCATCGTCCGCTTCTGGCGCTACCTGCGGCTCGCCCTGCACATCGCCCTGGGCCTGCTGACGGCCCTTGCGATCTACCCGCTCACGCCGCAGACGACCCACCGCCGCCTGCACCGGCATTGGTCGCAAGGACTGCTCGCCCTCCTCGGCATCGACCTGCAGATGACCGGGGCACCGGTCGAGCCCGGCTGCCTGCTGGTCGCGAATCACATCTCGTGGGTCGACATCTTCGTCATCAACACGATCGCCCCGTCCGCCTTCATCTCCAAGGCCGAAGTACGCACCTGGCCGTTCATCGGCTGGCTCGCGGCGAAGAACGAGACCGTATTCCTGCGGCGCGGCAGCCGCGGCCACGCGAAGATCATCAACGCCGAGATCGGCGCGCTGCTCGACGCGGGCCGCAACGTCGCGCTGTTCCCCGAAGGGACGACCACCGACGGCAGCCACGTCCTGCACTTCCACGCGGCACTGCTGCAACCGGCGATCGAATCGGGCCACGCGATCCAGCCGATGGCGATTTCCTACTCGGACGCGAACGGCCTGCGCACCCGCGCGCCGGCCTACGACGGAGACGTCAGCCTCGGCCAGTGCATCGCAAGCATCATCGCCGAACCTCGCATCGTGGCGCACATCAGCACTGCACCGCCGCTCGGCACGGACGGCATGCACCGCCGTGATCTCGCCGCCACGGCGCGCGCCGCGATCCTCGAGCGTCTCCCGCATGTGGGGGCCATTCAAACTGCGCTGGACGAACGCGACGACGCCAATACATCGAGACGAACCGCCTGATTCGGACTAAGCCTGCACCTGAAAAACGGCTCCGTCCTCCAGCCGCACCGCCGTCAGCTTCCCGCCCCACACACAGCCCGAATCGAGCGCGATGAGCCCCGGCACCCGATAGAAGCCCAGCGCCGACCAGTGGCCGCACACGATCGTGTGCGGCAGGCTCAAGCGCCCCGGCGTCGCAAACCACGGCATCGTGCCGGCCGGCGCACGCATCGGCGAACCCTTCGCCTCCAGCGCCATCCGCCCGTCCGCGGCGCAAAAACGCATGCGGGTCAGCGCATTGACGACGACCCGGTAGCGCTCCAGCCCGGACAAGTCCTCGGACCACGTGTCGGGCTCGTTCCCGCCGAGATGCTTCAGCAAGTCCTGCGCATCCGGGCCGACCAGCGCAGCGCACACTTCCGCCGCCAACTCGGCCGCCCGCGCAACCGTCCACTGGGGCAACAGTCCCGCATGCACCATCGCGAACGCCCCGTCGACATGCATCAGCGGCCGGCTCGCGACCCACGCCAGCAACTCGTCACGGTCCGGCGCCTCGATGACCTGGAACAAGGTGTCGTCGTCATCCAGCCGTCTGTGCCCCGCAGCGACCATCAACAGGTACAGATCGTGATTCCCCAGCACGACCGTCGCCGCCTCACCGAGACTGCGCAAGAAGCGCAAGGTCTGCACCGATTCCGGTCCGCGGTTGACCATGTCACCGACCACCCACAGCCGATCGACGGCCGGGTCAAA is drawn from Azoarcus sp. DN11 and contains these coding sequences:
- a CDS encoding symmetrical bis(5'-nucleosyl)-tetraphosphatase, whose translation is MAIYAVGDIQGCYSVLQRLLERIGFDPAVDRLWVVGDMVNRGPESVQTLRFLRSLGEAATVVLGNHDLYLLMVAAGHRRLDDDDTLFQVIEAPDRDELLAWVASRPLMHVDGAFAMVHAGLLPQWTVARAAELAAEVCAALVGPDAQDLLKHLGGNEPDTWSEDLSGLERYRVVVNALTRMRFCAADGRMALEAKGSPMRAPAGTMPWFATPGRLSLPHTIVCGHWSALGFYRVPGLIALDSGCVWGGKLTAVRLEDGAVFQVQA
- a CDS encoding lysophospholipid acyltransferase family protein, with protein sequence MGSGLQHRRPAHPDADDQGGRPLRQTLHGTQRLKPSAPITDARPTAGRIVRFWRYLRLALHIALGLLTALAIYPLTPQTTHRRLHRHWSQGLLALLGIDLQMTGAPVEPGCLLVANHISWVDIFVINTIAPSAFISKAEVRTWPFIGWLAAKNETVFLRRGSRGHAKIINAEIGALLDAGRNVALFPEGTTTDGSHVLHFHAALLQPAIESGHAIQPMAISYSDANGLRTRAPAYDGDVSLGQCIASIIAEPRIVAHISTAPPLGTDGMHRRDLAATARAAILERLPHVGAIQTALDERDDANTSRRTA